Genomic window (Sander vitreus isolate 19-12246 unplaced genomic scaffold, sanVit1 ctg243_0, whole genome shotgun sequence):
ACCACAACTAGAAGCACAGCTAGAACCACAGGTAGAACCACAACTAGAACCACAGCTAGAACCACAACTAGGACCACAGGTAGAACCACAACTAGAACCACCGCTAGAAGCACAACTAGAACCACAGTTAGAACCACAGGTAGAACCATAACTAGAACAGCTAGAACCACAACTAGAACCCAGGGTACCCCAGGATTCTTcaagttaatgtttttttattataaccTTCTCGTTCACGTTAGCGGAGATTAAATGTTACCTGGATTTAATCAAACACTTTGTGAGGTGCGTTTGTCGtctaataacataaaataaatactataatttgcagtgttgttgtgttttctcgTATTTGCTCTTTGCTTCGTTCGTTATACTTCTGGAAAATTTCACTTTTACTTCAATACATTTCCCCTCAGCATCAAGAAATGTTTTTATACATAGTGTATATACATAGAGTGTTTGGCACTTATGCCGCttttccatcacatggtacctgctcgactcgcctctactcgccttttttggttttccattatgaaaaatagtccctggtacctgccaacaggtactttatttagtaccacctccttccaggttcccagcgagctgaggcgataccaaaaggtgatgtgaaagcgacagacgggggtgtcctgaacatacccaccatttttaaatagttcagccagctgtgtttcttttttgctgcctccagcttctttagaaactaaatgtgtcttctggcaacaacaacaacacaccttctaCGTTCTGTGTGTCTGCTCTAATCCTTATAATAATGCTTTTGAACCCACTCTGAGAACCAGTACCAGAACGGCTGCTGGAACAAACACAGAAGAACCAGAGCCTTGTTTCCTTACTGTTGGTAGCAGGAGTCATGGTGGGGAGCCAGCGTCTGGAGGCCGCAGCAGGAACAGGAAGTGGAGTAACAGGAGGCTCCGCCCTCTGCTCTACCTCCTGCAGGAGATCCAGCGCCCCCCGCAGGTTACACACCCTGAAGCTGCTGGGCAGGAAAACCTGCTCCCGCCGGCTGGAgaactgctgcagctcctcctgcAGAACACGGAGAACCAGGGTTAGTGGTCCTGGTCTACAGGGTCAACAAGGGTTAGTGGTGCTGGTCTACACGGTCAACAGACAGGTTACTGATTGAGCTCTGAACTACCAAgcagggttaggggttagagaGGTAACTACTGGCTGTTCGGTACAACAATGCTGGTTCACTTTTCACAAGGAGAAATCTCCGTGGTAACTGAAAAGCTAACGTGTCTCGGAGCTAGGGTACCAACGTACACGTAACATCAGGGACCAGCAAGCATCAGGGTAGTGTTAGAGTTTGAGACTGACTCAGGTAGTGTTAGGGGTTTGAGACTGACCAGGTAGTGTTAGGGTCTGAGACTGACCAGGTAGTGTTAGGGTCTGAGACTGACCAGGTAGTGTTAGGGTCTGAGACTGACCAGGTAGTGTTAGGGTTTCAGACTGACCAGGTAGTGTTAGGGTTTCAGACTGACCAGGTAGTGTTAGGGTCTGAGACTGACCAGGTAGTGTTAGGGTCTTCAGACTGACCAGGTAGTGTGCTAGGTCTACACGACCGACAAGGGTTAGTGGTGACTGACAGGTAGCTCAGGGTCAGACTGACCAGGTTACGTGTTAGAGTCTGAGACTGACCAGGTAGTGTCAGGGCTTGAGACTGACCAGGTAGTGTTAGGGTTTCAGACTGACCAGGTAGTGTTAGGGTCTGAGACTGACCAGGTAGTGTTAGGGTCTGAGACTGACCAGGTAGTGTTAGGGTCTGAGACTGACCAGGTAGTGTTAGGGTTTCAGACTGACCAGGTAGTGTTAGGGTTTCAGACTGACCAGGTAGTGTTTGGGTTTCAGACTGACCAGGTAGTGTTAGGGTTTCAGACTGACCAGGTAGTGTTAGGGTTTCAGACTGACCAGGTAGTGTTAGGGTCTGAGACTGACCAGGTAGTGTTTGCTGATGCAGGCTTCGTGATTCAGAGCGTCCACACGGCGACTCAGCAGGTGAACCTGAGTCAGCAGCTGCACATgctgagagagacacagagacatttcATCATgctgagagagacacagagacatttcATCACgctgacagagacacagagacatttcATCatgctgagagagacagagacatttcATCACgctgacagagacacagagacatttcAACATgctgacagagacacagagacatttcATCacgctgagagagagacagagacatttcAACATGCTGAGAGAGACACTTCAACATGCTGAGAGAGACACTTCAACATgctgacagagacacagagacatttcATCATgctgagagagacacagagacatttcAACAtgctgagagacacagagacatttcATCATgctgagagagacacagagacatttcATCATgctgacagagacacagagacatgagAGAGACACTTCATCCAGAAGCTAATGAAGCTAATGGCTAGCTGCAGCCAGTCAAAGTGTGAAAGCTGTACCTGCTGtatctgctgctgcagctgcagcttctGGGCAGAGTTTAGGTGGAGGGTGGGCTCCACCCGGCCTGGCAGCACCAACACGGAGGTCACGGGGACAGGCGCCGGGCTGGCTGTTTCCCTGTTGTCACGGTGATGGTTGGTGGTGTCCTGCAGGGCTCTCCTCTGCTGTGCAGCTTCATACTGTTTCCTCACCGTCCGCCGGCGCTCCGTTAGCATGCTGGCTAACGGAGCATCAAAACTACACACAGCAAAGACACACAGATGATTCACACAAAATGCACCAAACCTCGGACGGGACAACGTTTGCTGGGACAGGATGTCTGCCTTCAGGTGGATTCTTCTTCAGGAGTTCTGTGTGAAGAAGAAACAGCTGCGGccattttctcttcctccttacCCAAACAGTTACAGCACTTCTCTGCTGCACCGTCCCAAAAGGAGGAACAACACTGATAGatggctctgtctgtctgtgtgtctgtgtgtgtgtgctgagtgTTACCGTAAAGCCTGGGGAACGTTGAACTTGTGTCCAGTCTGAGATGGCTCCTCTTCCTCgtgttcctcctcttcctcctggagctgcacacagaacagacgtcatcatcatcacatgtagaccacatgGTCTATCAACTAAAGAAGCAAAGAGTCTAAAGACTCCCTGTTTGGAAGTTTCCCGGTTTAAGAGCAAACATAAAACTAGAATCATTGGTAGAAATGAACTCAACTCACAGTATCAAAGAGCTCCTCCAGCAGCTCGTTGACTTCTTTCTCTGAAAATAACAACATGAGTTATCACGAGAAGAAATCACAGGTCAGAGGTGGTTTCCtccctaatcctaaccctaaaggtcctgacacaccaagccgataatcggccgtctgacagtctggcgaggccggtgactcgagtctgttcggtgtgttccgtgccgacaggggtggtgatggcgcagcggatatgacacatgcctttagTGTCGAAGAccagggtttgattcccactgcgatacatcaaccaatgtgtccctgagcaagacacttaacccctggttgctccagaggcgtgtgacctctgacacatgtagcaattgtaagtcgctttggataaaagcgtcagctaaatgacatgtaatgtaatgtcatcagtcagaggagctgtcggccttcattttggctgatttgacttgttgaatcagaaagcgggcagtcggactcaatggagtgctaacccgaatcaagatgagcgtgactagagtctctcaaaatctgacattaatctgttaaactgacctttgttgatctgaaatgaagacagattcagcagctgcacggcctgtttctctcttcaaatgttttcagaaacacgtttcggtgaactattttaggacaatatgagatcgtattctgaacgagacgccatgatggtcggggagcagccagacccacgtgacgcgttcgtcatttccggttttcattttttgtgttaCGTCTCGCGCgcgtgcagaacgtacgctctaGTCGGGGTCTCTTCgtggtgttctgaggaactttttggacctcggggagactgatcagtccgactggccttactgccgacggtcggccgtctggttggtggaTCAGGGCCTTTACACGTACTGGTGATCTGGACGCCGCGGTCTGTGCGGTAGTCCTCCAGGTCCGGCTCGTCCACGTCCTCTAGGAAGTTGTACTCGGGGTCGTCGTCATCGTCGGCTTCCTCTGAGAAAACAAACAGCCTCAGTCAGCTGGGGAGATCTGAAACACGGCcactttttcacacatttcTTGTCGCATTAGACAGGCTTTTAAAGTGCAGACTGTAAAGACTTTAGTTCCTCCATCTTAGCGTCGCTGTGTGGGGGCCATGAGGCCCTGTGTCTCCATGATATCACCTGTATAATAGAAAGGTTCAATAGAAAGCTGTCTGACCGTCGGTGTCGGGGGCCATGAGACCCTGCAGCCACTTGGTCCAGTGGCGGTCCTGCTTCCGCTGGGCGGCGCTCTGCTCGTACATGTCTGCCGTGATGTCGGGGGCCAGAAGCTCCGCCTCCAGCTGGCCCAGAGGAACGTTCACCAGAGGACGCTTGGAGCGCGTACGAAACGCCAAACAGCTGGAGCCTTCATCACCGCCATGGCCATCATCATCGTCAGCTTTTCTGtccagagactgagagagagagacagactgagagagagagacagaccgggagagagagacagaccgggagagagagacagaccgggagagagagacagaccgggagagagagacagaccgggagagagacagacagggagagagacagaccgggagagagagagagagacagacaaaaagagagagagagagacagacagatagagagagacagggagagaaagcgacagagagagagaaagacaggcaggGGGGGTTGTTTTAAACATCTAATTTTTGTTCTTTAATATAAAATTCAATTACCTGGTATATGGGTAGGTTACCTGGTTACCTGTGTAGGTTACCTGTTATATGGGTAGGTTAACTGGTTACCTGTGTAGGTTAACTGGTATATGGGTAGGTTAACTGGTTACCTGTGTAGGTTAACTGGTATATGGGTAGGTTAACTGGTTACCTGTGTAGGTTAACTGGTATATGAGTAGGTTAACTGGTTACCTGTGTAGGTTACCTGTTATATGGGTAGGTTAACTGGTATATGGGTAGGTTAACTGGTTACCTGTGTAGGTTACCTGGTATATGGGTAGGTTAACTGGTATATGGGTAGGTTACCTGGTTACCTGTGTAGGTTACCTGTTATATGGGTAGGTTAACTGGTATATGGGTAGGTTACCTGGTTACCTGTGTAGGTTACCTGGTATATGGGTAGGTTAACTGGTTACCTGTGTAGGTTACCTGGTATATGGGTAGGTTAACTGGTATATGGGTAGGTTACCTGTGTAGGTTACCTGGTATATGGGTAGGTTAACTGGTATATGGGTAGGTTAACTGGTTACCTGGGTAGGTTACCTGGTATATGGGTAGGTTACCTGGTTACCCGTGTAGGTTACCTGGTATATGGGTAGGTTACCTGGTTATATGTGAAGGCAGCGCTGCAGTCCAGCTCCTCGTCCACAGCGTTGAGTCTCTCCAGGAAGGAGGACTCTGGAGGCGGGAGGAGGTGATGAGGAGTGCAGGTTAAGGGGTCTCCCAGTGGTCCTGGGGGTCTCTAAACAACAGGTCAGAGGTTAGGGTCTGTAGGGCAGATGTCCC
Coding sequences:
- the LOC144513411 gene encoding GON-4-like protein is translated as MHQDSQPKVSSDQRTDALLQRPPGPLGDPLTCTPHHLLPPPESSFLERLNAVDEELDCSAAFTYNQSLDRKADDDDGHGGDEGSSCLAFRTRSKRPLVNVPLGQLEAELLAPDITADMYEQSAAQRKQDRHWTKWLQGLMAPDTDEEADDDDDPEYNFLEDVDEPDLEDYRTDRGVQITKKEVNELLEELFDTLQEEEEEHEEEEPSQTGHKFNVPQALRFDAPLASMLTERRRTVRKQYEAAQQRRALQDTTNHHRDNRETASPAPVPVTSVLVLPGRVEPTLHLNSAQKLQLQQQIQQHVQLLTQVHLLSRRVDALNHEACISKHYLEELQQFSSRREQVFLPSSFRVCNLRGALDLLQEVEQRAEPPVTPLPVPAAASRRWLPTMTPATN